In the Pseudomonas sp. DTU_2021_1001937_2_SI_NGA_ILE_001 genome, one interval contains:
- the yccS gene encoding YccS family putative transporter has translation MASKSLSHTFRRLWAQDKFAYSIRVFIALTGSMALCWYQNEMGLLIPLFLGIIASALAETDDNWQGRLNALAVTLVCFSIAALAVELLFPYPWLFVVALALASFCLTMLGALGERYGAIAYGTLILSVYTMIGVDQRGGEVLDFWHEPMLLVAGAAWYGLLSVVWQLLFSNQPVQQALARLFRELGLYLKLKSSLFEPIRTLDVEARRIELAQQNGKVVAALNATKEIILHRVGSSRPGSKVSRYLKLYFIAQDIHERASSSHYPYNSLAEAFFHSDVLFRCQRLLRQQGSACQALSESIQMRQPFIYDANFAEAMEDLRASLEHLRLQSNPAWRSLLRSLRALAANLETLDRLISDASNPDAVADARDSSLLDRSPRNLKDVWNRLRTQMTPTSLLFRHALRLPLALSVGYAMVHLIHPANGYWIILTTVFVCQPSYGATRIKLGQRIVGTAIGLVAGWALFGLVTSPILQSMCAVLAGVVFFVNRTTRYTLSTAAITVMVLFCFNQVGDGYGLLLPRLFDTLLGSLIAGLAVALFLPDWQGRRLNKVLANTLACNSLYLRQIMQQYAQGKSDDLAYRLARRNAHNADAALSTTLANMLKEPGHFRKEADVGFRFLVLSHTLLSYLSGLGAHRDTQLPPTVHEHLIDGAGATVAASLEEIAQALAERQPVAVQSDDEEALATELEQIPDDMEESQRLVQTQLALICRQLAPLRTLAAHLVKQGEPAVEA, from the coding sequence ATGGCATCGAAATCCCTGAGTCATACCTTCCGCCGCCTGTGGGCACAGGACAAGTTCGCCTACAGCATTCGGGTGTTCATCGCCCTGACCGGCAGCATGGCGCTGTGCTGGTACCAGAACGAAATGGGCCTGCTGATTCCGCTGTTCCTCGGCATTATCGCCAGCGCCCTGGCCGAGACCGACGACAACTGGCAAGGCCGCCTCAATGCCCTGGCGGTGACCCTGGTGTGCTTCAGCATTGCCGCACTGGCCGTGGAGCTGCTGTTTCCCTACCCCTGGCTGTTCGTCGTGGCCCTGGCGCTGGCCAGCTTCTGCCTGACCATGCTCGGCGCCTTGGGCGAGCGCTACGGGGCGATTGCCTACGGCACGCTGATTCTCTCGGTGTACACCATGATCGGCGTCGACCAGCGCGGCGGCGAAGTGCTGGATTTCTGGCACGAGCCCATGCTGCTGGTCGCCGGCGCAGCCTGGTACGGGCTGCTGTCGGTGGTCTGGCAGCTGCTGTTCTCCAACCAGCCGGTGCAACAGGCGCTGGCGCGGCTGTTCCGTGAGCTGGGCCTGTACCTGAAGCTCAAGTCCAGCCTGTTCGAGCCGATCCGCACCCTGGACGTCGAGGCCCGACGCATCGAGCTGGCGCAGCAGAACGGCAAGGTGGTCGCAGCGCTCAACGCCACCAAGGAGATCATCCTGCACCGGGTCGGCAGCAGTCGGCCTGGCTCCAAGGTCAGCCGCTACCTGAAGCTGTACTTCATTGCCCAGGACATCCACGAGCGCGCCAGCTCGTCGCACTACCCCTACAACTCGCTGGCCGAGGCCTTCTTCCACAGCGACGTGCTGTTCCGCTGCCAGCGCCTGCTGCGCCAGCAGGGCTCGGCCTGTCAGGCGCTGTCCGAATCCATCCAGATGCGTCAGCCATTCATCTACGACGCCAACTTCGCCGAAGCCATGGAAGACCTGCGCGCCTCCCTGGAGCACCTGCGCCTGCAGAGCAACCCGGCCTGGCGCAGCCTGCTGCGTTCGCTGCGTGCCCTGGCCGCCAACCTGGAGACCCTTGACCGGTTGATCAGCGACGCCAGCAACCCCGACGCCGTGGCCGACGCCCGCGACAGCAGCCTGCTGGACCGCTCGCCGCGCAATCTCAAGGATGTGTGGAACCGCCTGCGTACGCAGATGACCCCCACCTCGCTGCTGTTCCGCCACGCCTTGCGCCTGCCCCTGGCGCTCTCGGTGGGCTATGCCATGGTGCACCTGATCCACCCGGCCAACGGCTACTGGATCATCCTCACCACGGTATTCGTCTGTCAGCCCAGCTATGGCGCCACACGCATCAAGCTGGGCCAGCGGATCGTCGGCACCGCCATCGGCCTGGTGGCCGGCTGGGCGCTGTTCGGCCTGGTCACCAGCCCGATCCTGCAGTCGATGTGTGCGGTATTGGCGGGGGTGGTGTTCTTCGTCAACCGCACCACCCGCTATACCCTGTCCACGGCGGCGATCACCGTGATGGTGCTGTTCTGCTTCAACCAGGTCGGCGATGGCTACGGCCTGCTGCTGCCGCGCCTGTTCGACACCCTGCTCGGCAGCCTGATCGCCGGCCTGGCGGTGGCGCTGTTCCTGCCCGACTGGCAGGGTCGGCGGCTGAACAAGGTGCTGGCCAACACCCTGGCGTGCAACAGCCTGTACCTGCGGCAGATCATGCAGCAATACGCCCAGGGCAAGAGCGACGACCTGGCCTACCGCCTGGCGCGGCGCAACGCCCACAACGCCGACGCCGCGCTGTCCACCACGCTGGCCAACATGCTCAAGGAACCCGGGCATTTCAGGAAAGAGGCCGACGTGGGCTTTCGCTTCCTGGTGCTGTCCCACACTTTGCTCAGCTACTTGTCCGGCCTGGGCGCGCACCGCGACACGCAGCTTCCACCCACGGTGCACGAACACCTGATCGACGGCGCCGGCGCGACCGTGGCGGCCAGCCTGGAAGAAATCGCCCAGGCCCTGGCCGAGCGCCAGCCCGTGGCGGTGCAGAGCGACGACGAGGAAGCCCTGGCCACCGAGCTGGAGCAGATTCCCGATGACATGGAAGAAAGCCAGCGCCTGGTGCAGACCCAGCTGGCGCTGATCTGTCGGCAACTGGCGCCGCTGCGCACCCTGGCGGCGCACCTGGTCAAGCAGGGCGAGCCGGCTGTAGAGGCCTGA
- a CDS encoding NAD(P)/FAD-dependent oxidoreductase yields MPATDVVIIGAGAAGLMCALTAAARGRRVMVIDHANKPGKKILMSGGGRCNFTNMYTEPANFLSQNPHFCKSALARYTQWDFIDLVLRNGVPYHEKKLGQLFCDNKSSDILQMLLDECDKAGASLHMDTSVQQIDKTDSGYRLQTTLGTLTCTSLVIATGGLSIPTLGATGFGYQVGQQFGHRLLPTRAGLVPFTITDQLKTLCGELSGTSVDCLVSCNDTSFRENILFTHRGLSGPAILQISSFWQAGDTVHINLLPDRDAHEWLKQQQAERPNSELKTLLGEIFTKKMATLLAEQWFTSKPMKQYTHAELASIAEKLADWQVVPAGTEGYRTAEVTLGGIDTREVSSKTMESLKSPGLYFIGEVLDVTGHLGGFNFQWAWASGYAAAQYV; encoded by the coding sequence GTGCCCGCAACTGACGTTGTCATCATCGGCGCCGGCGCCGCCGGCCTGATGTGTGCCCTGACTGCCGCTGCCCGCGGCCGCCGGGTGATGGTCATCGACCACGCCAATAAACCGGGCAAGAAGATCCTCATGTCCGGTGGCGGGCGCTGCAACTTCACCAATATGTACACCGAGCCGGCCAATTTCCTGTCGCAGAACCCACACTTCTGCAAATCGGCGCTGGCCCGCTACACCCAGTGGGACTTCATCGACCTGGTGCTGCGCAATGGCGTGCCGTATCACGAGAAGAAACTCGGCCAACTGTTCTGCGACAACAAGTCCAGCGACATCCTGCAGATGCTGCTGGATGAGTGCGACAAGGCCGGTGCCAGCCTGCACATGGACACCTCGGTGCAGCAGATCGACAAGACCGACAGCGGCTACCGCCTGCAGACCACCCTGGGCACGCTGACGTGTACCTCGCTGGTGATCGCCACCGGCGGGCTGTCGATCCCGACCCTGGGCGCCACCGGTTTCGGCTACCAGGTCGGCCAGCAGTTCGGCCACCGCTTGCTGCCGACCCGCGCCGGGCTGGTGCCCTTCACCATCACCGACCAGCTCAAGACGCTGTGTGGCGAGCTGTCCGGTACGTCGGTGGACTGCCTGGTGAGCTGCAACGACACCAGCTTTCGCGAGAACATCCTGTTCACCCACCGTGGGCTGAGCGGCCCGGCGATATTGCAGATCTCCTCGTTCTGGCAGGCGGGCGACACGGTGCACATCAACCTGCTGCCCGACCGCGATGCCCACGAATGGCTCAAGCAGCAACAGGCCGAACGCCCCAACAGCGAGCTGAAGACCCTGCTGGGTGAAATCTTCACCAAGAAAATGGCCACCCTGCTGGCCGAGCAGTGGTTCACCTCGAAGCCCATGAAGCAGTACACCCACGCCGAGCTGGCGAGCATCGCCGAAAAACTGGCGGACTGGCAGGTGGTGCCAGCCGGCACCGAAGGCTATCGGACCGCCGAGGTGACCCTGGGCGGCATCGACACCCGCGAGGTGTCGTCCAAGACCATGGAATCGCTGAAGTCGCCTGGGTTGTACTTTATCGGCGAGGTGCTGGACGTCACGGGCCACCTGGGTGGCTTCAACTTCCAGTGGGCCTGGGCCTCCGGCTACGCAGCCGCGCAGTACGTCTAA